The following nucleotide sequence is from Tardiphaga sp. 709.
CACGCAGCGCATCGCGATTCTGCACGCGGTCACGGTTGCGTGCGAAGCGCACGTCCGTGCCGAGTTCCGGCTTGCCAAGTTCACGGCACAGCTTGCGGAAGGTGCCGTCATTGCCGACGCCCATGAAGATGTTGCCGTCGCGGGCAGCGAACACGGCATAGGGCACCAGGTTCGGATGCTCGTTGCCGGTCAGCGCCGGCGGCTTACCGCCATTGTAGAAATAGTTCGCGGTATGCGGATGCATGATCGCGAGACCGGTTTCGTACAGCGTCGCCTCGACGAATTGACCGAGCCCCGATTTGGCACGCTCGGCGAGCGCCATCAGGATGCCGACGCAGGCATAGAGACCGGTCGCCATGTCGACGAGCGCGACGCCGATGCGGGTCGGGCCGCTTTCCTGTGAGCCGGTCGATGCCATCAGACCGACCATCGACTGGATGATCGCGTCATAGCCGGGGTGGCCGCCATGCGGGCCATCGCCGCCGAAGCCCGAGATGCGGCAATGGATCAACTGCGGGAATTTCTCGCGCAGGAAATCGTTGCCGATGCCCCATTTGTCGAGCGTGCCGGGCTTGAAGTTCTCAATCATCACGTCGGCATTTTCGAGCATCCGCATCAGCACCGTGCGGCCGCCCTCGGAGGCGAGGTCGAGACCGATCGAGCGCTTGTTGCGGTTGGTGCCGATGAAATAGGCCGCGTCGTCGTCGTGGAAGGGGGGCCCCAGTCGCGAGTCTCGTCGCCGGCCGGCGGCTCGACCTTGACGACGTCAGCGCCGTGGTCGGCCAGGATCTGGGTGCAATAGGGTCCGCCAAGAACGCGCGACAGATCGATCACGCGCAGGCCGGCAATCGCGCCGGGAGCTATGGGCAAGCTCATTCAATCAGCCTTCTCTCAAGTGTCGTTGGGATATTTTTATGCCAGAGAGCATGTAAGGGCTCTCAGAGCTAGCGGGCTTCCGGCTGGTCAGCAATGGCCTTGTCCGGGCAGCGGCTATGGCCAGAGCGAGGGTATGGCGCAACCGCCAGACGAACGCGAACGGGCTCGGCCGATGGCCGAGCCCGTTCGTATCGAGAGTTAATTCGTTTGCGTCGCTGTGACTCAGACGATCACGGTGCGGACGTCGATATTGCCGCGGGTGGCGTTGGAATACGGGCAGACCTGATGCGCCTTCTCGACCAGCGCTTCAGCTTCTGCGCGCGCCAGACCCGGCAGGGAGACCGCGAGTTCGACATCGAGGCCGAAACCGCCGGCCGAACGCGGGCCGATGCCTACGGTGGAGGTGACCGACACATCCGCGGGCACCTTGGGGCCGCCCTGCGAGCCCACGAATTTCATCGCGCCGATGAAACAGGCAGCATAGCCGGCCGCGAACAGCTGCTCGGGATTGTTGCCGGCGCCGCCTGCGCCGCCGAGTTCCTTCGGCGTGGTGAGCTTGACGTCGAGCGCGCCATCGAGGGTTGCGGCATGGCCATCGCGGCCACCGGTTGCCTTGGCGCTGGTCTTGTAAAGTACGTTCACAGACATTGTCGTCTCCTCATTGTTTGCATCTTGCCCAATTATAATTGCGCACAATTAGATTGTGTGCAATACAAAAAATGCGCGACGCAATCGAATTGTGCTCAACTGATCGTGAAGGGGTTGGGGTCTGGCGTCACCTGTGGCCAAATAAGCTCCGGAGATCATCATGGCCAAGAAACCCGCACCTGTTCCGCTGCTGCAACTCGATAACCAGCTCTGCTTTGCCGTCTATTCGACCGGCCATGCGTTCAATCGCGTCTACAAACCGTTGCTGGACCGATTGAAGCTGACCTATCCGCAATATCTGGCGATGCTGGTGCTGTGGGAGCACGATAATGTCCCGGTCAAGGATATAGGCGAGCGGCTGTTTCTCGATTCCGGCACGCTGACGCCGCTGTTGAAGCGCCTGGAAGCCGCTGGCCTGATCAAGCGCACCCGCAGCGCAGAGGATGAGCGGCAGATGCTGATCGCATTGACGGCGCAAGGTCAGGCGCTGCGTGAAAAAGCCAAGGCCGTGCCGCAGGGAATCCTCGCGGCATCAGCCTGCACGGTCGGCGAAATGGCCGCGATGAAAAATGAACTCGTGGCGCTGCGCGACAGGCTCAACGCGGCGCTGGGGGATTAGCGCCGCCTGTCGATCTCCTCAGGTACAATGCAGTCATGGCTTGGTGGCCCAGGCCAGATGAGCAGGCATCGGCAGCCTGATTTTTCCCGCATCGAGATAGTTGTTCGCGGCCCGGACGATATTGTCACGAATAGCTGCCAGATTTGCGGGCGGTTGTCTTTTCAGCGTTCCACCGGTCCGCGCCGTTCCTTTCAAGAGCGCCTCGAAATAGTCCTCCGGTGAGTTGAGCTCCCATGTCTGGTCGACCGTCTTGGTCGCGACATCGGTAAAGCCACATCGTTGGAAAGCGTCGATGCAATTGTCCGGTTCGCTAAAATGAAAGAACGATGGCCCGGCAGGCACCCGCGCGGAAGGATCTCCGAAAGCCTCGATGGCTTTGAGAGCAATCGAAAATCCGGCCACCCTGGCGGGCGTGCTCCAGACTGTGAACGCCATCCGGCCGCCCGGTTTCAGGACTCGATGAGCGGCCCGCAGTGCCTTTTCAGGCTGATCGAAATGAAGCATGCCGAAATTCATGGCCGCGACATCGAAGCTGTTGTCGGAATAGTTTTCGAGCGTTTCTGCATCGCCCTCATCGAACTGAATGGAGGGATAGAGCTTTCGTGCTCGTGCGACCATGCGTGCGGAAAAGTCGGTTCCCACGGCTCTGGCGCCAGATTGCTGCGCGGCGGCGGCGAGATAACCCGGCCCGCATGCGATATCGAGCAAGGCGGTTCCGGACTTGACCCCCAGAACGATCAGGATCGAAGGGATGGCCTGTTCAGTGAGACGGGCGAATGCAGCGTCATATTCGTCAACGGCGTTCTGCCAGGCATCGTGTTCGAAGGCCTTGAAAGCTGACGTCATTGTTCAACCCCCGCATTGTCTACAGAAGGAGAAGCGTCACACGTCCAGGATAGATATCCGAAGCGGCCAAGGGATTGTACGGGCCGGAAGGCTTTTCGTCACGTCAACGAGTGGTTCAGAGAACGGGTAAACGCGCTACCGCAATATCGTCCTGCCTCAAGTCATCGGCAGTGAAGGATGGTGGAGCCAGGCGGGATCGAACCGCCGACCTCTTGCATGCCATGCAAGCGCTCTCCCAGCTGAGCTATGGCCCCAATACCTGCGACGCACTGGGTGGGGCGTCGCGCGGCAAACCAAGATCACATATCAGGAGTGATCTCAAGTCTCTTCTGAGCTTAACTTTCTTCGTCGCCCGAGACGTCGCCGATGATGTCGGTGACGTCCTCATCGCCTTCTTCTTCGTCGGCAATGAAGGTCGAATCATCGTCTTCATCGTCATCGATGGTGTCATCGACTTCGATATCGTCCTCGGATTCCAGCACGGCAGCCTTCTTGCCGGTATTTTCCTCGGCGTCGGCTTCCTCCAGCGAGACCAATTCTTCGTTCTCGGCGGCTTCCGGAGCCTCCGCCGCAGCAGACGCTGCAGCTGCGCGAGCGGCTGCATCCGCGCGGGTTCGCGGCGGCGCAATCGGCGCAATCGGCACGACCTCGCCCGTATACGGCGAAATCACCGGGCTCTTGTTGAGGTCGTAGAACTTCTTGCCCGTCGTGGGGCAAATGCGTTTGGTTCCGAGATCGGATTTGGCCACGTGAAGGGTCCTGGGGATTTTTTGAAAAACGGTGCTTCACTTGGCTAGTTGACGCGCCCCTGTCAATAGCGGTTTGCGTGAGAATGACCGCTGCGTGACGCAGCGTGGCTCATATGCTACGAGCCGCCTGCGCGAAGGAACACAATCTTGACCCAATCAGACACAGCCGCCGCCCAGCCGACACCGCTGACAGCGCGAAAATCCGGCGCCCTGCGCGGCTCTGCTCGCGTGCCCGGTGACAAGTCGATCTCGCACCGGGCCCTCATTCTGGGCGCGCTGGCGGTCGGCGAGACCCGGATCACCGGGTTACTGGAGGGCGAGGACGTCCTGAATACCGCCAAATCGATGCAGGCGCTGGGCGCCAAGGTCGAGCGAACAGGCGATTTTGCGTGGAAGGTCAACGGCGTCGGTGTTGCCGGCTTCGCCGCACCCAAGGCGCCGCTGGATTTCGGCAATTCCGGTACCGGATGCCGGCTGGTGATG
It contains:
- a CDS encoding class I SAM-dependent methyltransferase yields the protein MTSAFKAFEHDAWQNAVDEYDAAFARLTEQAIPSILIVLGVKSGTALLDIACGPGYLAAAAQQSGARAVGTDFSARMVARARKLYPSIQFDEGDAETLENYSDNSFDVAAMNFGMLHFDQPEKALRAAHRVLKPGGRMAFTVWSTPARVAGFSIALKAIEAFGDPSARVPAGPSFFHFSEPDNCIDAFQRCGFTDVATKTVDQTWELNSPEDYFEALLKGTARTGGTLKRQPPANLAAIRDNIVRAANNYLDAGKIRLPMPAHLAWATKP
- a CDS encoding organic hydroperoxide resistance protein gives rise to the protein MSVNVLYKTSAKATGGRDGHAATLDGALDVKLTTPKELGGAGGAGNNPEQLFAAGYAACFIGAMKFVGSQGGPKVPADVSVTSTVGIGPRSAGGFGLDVELAVSLPGLARAEAEALVEKAHQVCPYSNATRGNIDVRTVIV
- a CDS encoding TIGR02300 family protein: MAKSDLGTKRICPTTGKKFYDLNKSPVISPYTGEVVPIAPIAPPRTRADAAARAAAASAAAEAPEAAENEELVSLEEADAEENTGKKAAVLESEDDIEVDDTIDDDEDDDSTFIADEEEGDEDVTDIIGDVSGDEES
- a CDS encoding MarR family winged helix-turn-helix transcriptional regulator — translated: MAKKPAPVPLLQLDNQLCFAVYSTGHAFNRVYKPLLDRLKLTYPQYLAMLVLWEHDNVPVKDIGERLFLDSGTLTPLLKRLEAAGLIKRTRSAEDERQMLIALTAQGQALREKAKAVPQGILAASACTVGEMAAMKNELVALRDRLNAALGD